From one Octopus bimaculoides isolate UCB-OBI-ISO-001 chromosome 1, ASM119413v2, whole genome shotgun sequence genomic stretch:
- the LOC106875151 gene encoding putative uncharacterized protein DDB_G0277255 produces MATEAQKLIALSLGKIAASRNQRGGINLHKNLLVASVLHRARSVYMLENYQSFIMNKNRQMEPHVNTPPVHNTKEQLQHSNVAPNHDLNGSLTTTTATATTTTSMGGPSLEMPSSCAMEQESAACSISNNSPIDFGNNVDSNTDDCMLSRSNKTEDIEGNGKIPTTVLGVGHEVVPSYTNSVPTASSSSFLPAGTITNAVVSSCTNNSRSYNTSHTTNNHMISGPCSTVRHKNVDAFSTPSVDYSMVHNSCMNDDKENTPPSQNMDYDLESLCSSGANNTGVNMVNSSVIQPHHMQYHHQPPQQQQQQQHHSSLLHHHSHHPHPHHHYHPPPQPLQMQVTTSSCFLYPGTDSTGTYTNSNHATVSGDNNQQQSCAFSSNNNNVLVLGSQGQTLSKSAIKRKRPSYELPDSGQTMMMLNGCNGNRGMAAGHNNQLVPSLPTSVSSTSLSCSYSSAFSPACPKRSRLTDCLVLADHNNKYDTLNTEHEMSSQSQQQIQQQFHQQHHPHVNNSHSHHQTHHHPQQQPVADSTSQISNLVSIFHSGFSGLCSTITTPITNGNGSRATMENDHHHNQQLHHDHEHDHHHHNHHQQQQTKDSGGGYDSGGSFVRAASTSTSTTSTTSNNNNNNSNNGSYCSNNNLSPSQHFTTNTTTSTTTATSTNSTTTTNQGNNNSHGITTISSSTPTTTTTSTTTTTTSSTTSTTCNSNSSSSCNSTTTTNTTKAAAALSNNRVDSLSSSAAACSTQVKDNRIEASLRTVIALTV; encoded by the coding sequence ATGGCAACAGAAGCACAGAAACTTATTGCTCTTTCTCTCGGCAAAATTGCCGCCTCCCGTAATCAACGTGGTGGTATTAATCTTCACAAAAATCTGCTCGTGGCTAGTGTTTTACATAGAGCCAGGTCTGTGTATATGTTGGAAAACTACCAATCCTTTATCATGAACAAAAATCGTCAAATGGAACCCCATGTAAACACACCCCCTGTTCACAACACTAAAGAACAATTACAACATTCCAATGTTGCACCTAACCACGACTTAAATGGTTctctcacaacaacaacagcaacagcaacaacaaccacttcTATGGGTGGACCCAGTTTGGAGATGCCATCTTCGTGTGCTATGGAGCAGGAATCTGCTGCCTGTAGTATATCTAACAACAGTCCAATTGATTTTGGAAACAATGTTGATTCGAATACAGATGACTGTATGTTGTCTAGGAGTAATAAAACAGAAGACATTGAGGGAAATGGGAAGATACCCACTACTGTACTCGGTGTTGGTCATGAAGTAGTACCCTCATATACAAACTCTGTTCCAACAGCCAGCAGTTCGTCGTTTTTGCCGGCGGGAACAATAACAAATGCTGTCGTCTCATCTTGTACCAACAACAGTCGCAGTTATAATACTAGTCATACGACTAATAACCACATGATCTCCGGACCCTGTTCTACAGTTCGTCATAAAAATGTTGATGCTTTTTCAACGCCCTCTGTGGACTATTCAATGGTCCATAATTCTTGTATGAATGATGACAAGGAGAACACACCTCCGTCTCAAAACATGGACTACGATTTAGAAAGTTTATGTAGCAGTGGCGCTAACAATACTGGTGTTAACATGGTGAACTCGTCAGTTATTCAACCTCACCACATGCAATACCATcaccaaccaccacaacaacagcagcagcagcaacatcattcaTCACTACTACACCACCACAGTCACCATCcgcatcctcatcaccattatcaccctCCTCCTCAACCTCTGCAGATGCAGGTCACAACGAGTAGTTGTTTCCTATACCCTGGGACAGATTCAACGGGTACTTATACGAACAGTAACCACGCAACTGTATCGGGTGACAACAACCAGCAACAATCTTGTGCGTttagtagcaacaataacaatgtacTCGTGCTTGGCTCTCAGGGCCAGACGTTGTCTAAATCTGCCATCAAAAGAAAACGACCTTCTTACGAACTACCAGACTCTggtcaaacaatgatgatgctaaATGGCTGCAATGGGAACAGAGGTATGGCTGCTGGACATAACAACCAGTTGGTCCCTTCGTTACCCACTTCTGTAAGTTCTACTTCACTTTCTTGCTCTTATTCTTCCGCCTTCAGTCCTGCCTGTCCGAAAAGAAGTCGGCTAACCGACTGTCTAGTACTGGCGGACCACAATAACAAATATGACACATTAAACACAGAACACGAGATGTCATCTCAATCACAACAGCAAATTCAACAACAGtttcatcaacaacatcatcccCACGTTAATAACAGCCATTCTCATCATCAAACACATCACCATCCTCAACAACAGCCAGTTGCAGATAGCACATCACAGATTAGTAACCTTGTGTCAATATTTCATTCGGGATTTTCTGGACTTTGTTCAACTATTACTACCCCCATTACTAACGGCAACGGTAGTAGAGCGACGATGGAAAAtgaccatcatcacaatcaacaGCTCCATCATGACCACgaacacgaccaccaccatcataatcatcatcaacagcagcagacCAAAGACAGTGGCGGTGGATATGATAGTGGGGGCAGTTTCGTAAGGGCCGCCTCAACTAGCACAAGTACGACCAGCACCacctctaacaacaacaataacaatagtaataacggCAGTTACTGTAGCAACAACAACCTGTCTCCTTCACAACATTTTACTACGAACACTACTACTAGTACGACTACTGCTACCAGTACAAACTCTACAACTACTACCAAccaaggcaacaacaacagccacggAATAACAACGATTAGCAGCAGCACTCCTACCACTACAACAACATCTACTACCACCACGACGACGTCGTCTACGACAAGTACAAcatgcaacagcaacagcagcagcagctgtaactCGACGACGACAACAAACACAACCAAAGCAGCAGCGGCGTTGTCCAACAATCGGGTGGATAGCCTCTCCTCGTCAGCGGCAGCTTGCAGCACCCAGGTGAAAGACAATAGAATTGAAGCTAGCCTGAGGACGGTCATTGCTTTGACAGTATGA